A region of the Fusobacteria bacterium ZRK30 genome:
GAAATTTAATAAATCTCCTTGTAATTAGGATAAATTAGGTTATTTCTTGGTAGCAGTCTTTACAGACACACCTTTAAGATTACCCATTTTACCTGATAGTGACCCTATTTTATCATTATCTGTTTCTAAAATCAACACAATAACAGAAATGCCTGCTTCTCTGTAGGGGATTCCCATTCTAGAGATTATAATGTCTGAAAAGTCCATTAATATACTATTTATACTGGCTATACTATCTCTGTTTTCAACAAATATCGACATAGTGGCTATTCTTTTGTTCATAATTCACTCCTTTATGGCTTACAGCCAAATTGATAATTATTTAAATTATATCATATATTTTAATGATTTTTAGAGGGAAATGGTGGGCAAAAAAATAAAAGTTGCCGAAATAAAATTTTCATATAGAAAGTTTACGAGAAATAAGGGGGAATTATATAAAGTTGACTTCCAGAAAAAGTAGAGGTATTCTAGATATGATAGAGATTATCTCAACTCATGACAGATTCTCTCTAAAAAATTTAATTTCAGAATCAAAAAAAGATGATGAAGAACTGGGGGGAATCATGAGGATATGTATTTTGTTTGGAAGTTTAAGAAGCAGCAGTAACACCAGATTGTTACTAGAACCTTTTGTAGATGAATTAAAGCAGCTTGGAGCAGAGATTGACTATATAACACTTAAAGATAAACATATAGAGCCTTGTACA
Encoded here:
- a CDS encoding iron-only hydrogenase system regulator, with amino-acid sequence MNKRIATMSIFVENRDSIASINSILMDFSDIIISRMGIPYREAGISVIVLILETDNDKIGSLSGKMGNLKGVSVKTATKK